CTCATGATATCGTGGTGCTGttaacttctcaaaagaaaaagaaaaataaaaatgagttcCAGTGTAAAGAAAATCCTCCTGTAGAAGATGATGCTAATGCAACTTGCATTTACATTTGAAAAGATGAGATGAATCTCCTGATACTGTTATATATAATTCCGAAGTGCCTACTACAGTTTGCAAAATCCACATGCTACATAGTGTACAATTCAGTGATTGACCATTTAATAATAACAGGAGCATGTAATTGCAGGAAACAAAAAACTGCTAAAGGGCATGAAGAATGTAGAGTTAAGGTGCAGCTTACCTTGATATATTCAGTGCTTGTGTGAATTGAGGGTAGTGATGAACCAAGGAAGTTTGTAGTTCTCCATCTATCCACACCTGCAGATTGTGCTGAAGAGTGTACCAGCCTTGATCACCCATCCCAAGGCATTGTAGCCTGAGCTCCGGGCAGTTACTGATGCTAAAAAATTGAAGTTTGCTTGGAAAACCATCATTTGGCAAGCACAAGAGGCCAGGACAGTCTGAGATCTCGAGACGTGCAAGTGAGGCCATGTTTATGAGGCTAACTGGTAAATACATGAGATGCCTGCAGTTTTCGATCGCCAAGTCCTCTAACTTTATTAGTTTTGGCAGTCCTTTGGGAAGAGTATGGAGCTCAGGGCAGTGCTTGATGGCCAAGTACAACAGGCCGGTCGGGAGCCAATCATCCGGTAATGATAACAATTGATTGCAGTGACTAATTTCCAATTGACGGATCAAAGCATGGGAACCTTGTATATTGAAAGGAAAGGTTCTCCATTGCAGTCCACTGAGAGTCAGGGAGGGAAGCAAGGAAACAACAGACCAGGAACTCCAAATCCAGTCATCAGTAGTCTTCACTTCTAGTGATTTGAGTGCTGGGAAGTCAGATAGGCCAGCAAAACTTTGGGATGCTTCTATAACCAACTTCGTCAAAGCAGGAAATTTGTGCTTTAATTGGTCAAGAGCAAAGCAGTCCTTGATAACAAGCTCACGAAGAGAAGGCAAAACACAGTCATCAGCACCACACCATTCTTCCAGTCCTGACATTGTTTCTAGATGTAGCTTCTCCAATGATGGAAACCTTTGCTTGTTACTGCCACAAAATGAGCAGTCAAGGTGCTGCACCCGATGCATTTCTTTTATGTATAGATATTTAAGCTTCGGTAATTGGCCAAGTGGTGGGAGGTTAAAACAATTATCACAGTTGCAGATCCATAAGGTCACTAGATTGGAGAAGGAAGGATCTCCTACCCAAGTTGGAAATGTTGTTCCTCCATACCCAACTATTCCAAGCTCTTTCAGGTTCGTATGAGGTCTGAGATTTTTTAGAACATATTCTTTCTCCTCATATCCAATACTTTGTGCAACTGCTTCAGTTATATTACTGTAGTTCCATGTCAACTCCAGCCTGTTGATGTGTTCCTTGCTCATGAGGTTTGCTTCAACAGCTTCTGCTGCCTTGAAAACAAGATCAAGTCTTGCAATGAGAAGTTCACCATGGAGATTGTTCAAGTCCCTCAACTGAGATAAACCACAGTGAAGCCTTGTGCTCACAATATATCTTGAAAGTGTTTGAAGATCAGTTAACAATCCAATATCTGGTGGCATAAATCTCAAATTGCCTCTTGTGTGCGTTCCTTCCGGCGCCAATGTCATTCTTGAATTACCATCAAGATGTTGGTCAAGATTCTGTAACTTGCGCAGATTCCTCGTATCCTTTGGAAGCTCTTCAAGAAAATAGCAATTCCTAAGTACCAAGGTTTGCAGGTTGTAGAGGTGAGACACAGATTCAGGCAGTCTAATGATATTTGTGTTCTGTAGTTGGAGACAGCGCAGATGCTTCAGATCCCCGATTGATTCGGGCAGCAGAGCCAATCCCAAATTGCTTAGATTTAGAGTGCGTAGGCTCTGAAGTCTATCGGCAAGATCATCAGGAACGGTCATCATGTAACTCGTAGAGCCGCCAACCAGGATTAGTGTATGCAAGCCTTTGCATTTATAAACTTCCTCAGATAAATTGTTTTCTCCCTTTAACCGAGGTGATATGTTTGAGATATTTTGATCAAATAGGTCATATTTCAGTGATAAATGGCGAATGCTGGCAGAGCCAAACCAGCCTTTGCCGGGCTCCACGACAGAACATTCCTCGGCTGCTATATGTCGGGCAAATTCATGAACAACATCATGCATGATGTACCTAGAGGTGTTTGTTGAATTCTGGACTTGAAGAGGAGATGGTAGCTGAGCAATCACACACTGTGAAGGTGTGGTTAGAACTGCTTTGCCATTAAGATGAAGTTTTGGAAGCTAACATGGTTGACTCAGTCTGCTCTGGAATCTTTATCATATAAGGGAGTGCTCAGAGTGTCGGAATGA
The DNA window shown above is from Musa acuminata AAA Group cultivar baxijiao chromosome BXJ2-4, Cavendish_Baxijiao_AAA, whole genome shotgun sequence and carries:
- the LOC135611065 gene encoding uncharacterized protein LOC135611065 isoform X2, whose translation is MELRAVLDGQVQQAGREPIIRPLRVREGSKETTDQELQIQSSVVFTSSDLSAGKSDRPAKLWDASITNFVKAGNLCFNWSRAKQSLITSSRREGKTQSSAPHHSSSPDIVSRCSFSNDGNLCLLLPQNEQSRSIRSLDWRRKDLLPKLEMLFLHTQLFQALSASAALKTRSSLAMRSSPWRLFKSLN
- the LOC135611065 gene encoding uncharacterized protein LOC135611065 isoform X1 — encoded protein: MELRAVLDGQVQQAGREPIIRPLRVREGSKETTDQELQIQSSVVFTSSDLSAGKSDRPAKLWDASITNFVKAGNLCFNWSRAKQSLITSSRREGKTQSSAPHHSSSPDIVSRCSFSNDGNLCLLLPQNEQSSCRSIRSLDWRRKDLLPKLEMLFLHTQLFQALSASAALKTRSSLAMRSSPWRLFKSLN